From one Desulfocurvus vexinensis DSM 17965 genomic stretch:
- a CDS encoding lysophospholipid acyltransferase family protein, producing the protein MRLRLPAGLVSLLLAALYRLVLLTVRLRVENYDALRALWAAGTPTVVACWHNELFCFPALRGDTRWVAIVSASRDGEVLARVLNRLGVDTARGSSSRQGLAALRQAVRAMREGAGRVNGFVTVDGPRGPRHKAKDGVLLLAALAGAPLVPARVRCSRAFVFRKAWDRFELPLPFSTCRIVFGRPYAVPSGALRGQALADAVRELEARLHGLG; encoded by the coding sequence GTGAGGCTGCGCCTGCCTGCCGGGCTGGTGTCCCTGCTGCTGGCGGCGCTGTACCGGCTTGTGCTGCTCACCGTGCGCCTGCGCGTGGAGAACTACGACGCCCTGCGCGCCCTGTGGGCGGCGGGCACGCCCACGGTGGTCGCCTGCTGGCACAACGAGCTGTTCTGCTTCCCCGCCCTGCGCGGCGACACGCGCTGGGTGGCCATCGTTTCCGCCAGCAGGGACGGCGAAGTCCTGGCCCGGGTCCTGAACCGCCTGGGGGTGGACACCGCGCGCGGGTCCAGCTCGCGCCAGGGGCTGGCCGCCCTGCGCCAGGCCGTGCGCGCCATGCGCGAGGGCGCGGGACGGGTCAACGGCTTCGTCACCGTGGACGGCCCGCGCGGCCCGCGCCACAAGGCCAAGGACGGCGTCTTGCTGCTGGCCGCCCTGGCCGGGGCCCCGCTGGTGCCCGCGCGGGTGCGCTGCTCGCGGGCCTTCGTGTTCCGCAAGGCCTGGGACCGCTTCGAGCTGCCCCTGCCGTTCTCCACCTGCCGCATCGTTTTCGGCCGGCCCTACGCCGTGCCCTCCGGGGCGCTGCGCGGACAGGCCCTGGCCGACGCCGTGCGTGAGCTGGAGGCGCGCCTGCATGGGCTGGGCTGA
- a CDS encoding polysaccharide deacetylase family protein encodes MGWAEWLGRSSVPVLCYHNIGGNGVPLAAFTEQMRWLAASGVRTLGLGELRRVLAGEPLSAPAVCLTFDDGFCDLYTRVAPLFAQLGLRGAVFVINNRLRADGAPRHEGEVVADAAHEAFTLAGDRSAWLSGAELRELADAGLLDVGSHSLTHAMGPTGRAELTDIPKHWAYAPWREGARPGPAPRLAPELAGPLWRQGQGRAETEAEMHARVLDNLARSRQGLETLLGRPVTALAWPWGQGHPMARRAAREAGLDLVLTLRRGPVGPGTDPLAVPRLEVRRAKGPGWFRSRVFLHSRAGLARAYSAMRV; translated from the coding sequence ATGGGCTGGGCTGAGTGGCTGGGGCGCAGCAGCGTGCCGGTGCTGTGCTACCACAACATCGGCGGCAACGGCGTGCCCCTGGCGGCGTTCACGGAGCAGATGCGCTGGCTGGCGGCCAGCGGGGTGCGCACCCTGGGGCTGGGGGAGCTGCGCCGCGTGCTGGCCGGGGAGCCCCTGTCCGCCCCGGCGGTGTGCCTGACCTTCGACGACGGCTTCTGCGACCTGTATACCCGCGTGGCGCCGCTGTTCGCGCAGCTCGGCCTGCGCGGCGCGGTGTTCGTCATCAACAACCGCCTGCGCGCGGACGGCGCCCCGCGCCACGAGGGCGAGGTGGTCGCCGACGCCGCGCACGAGGCCTTCACCCTGGCCGGGGACCGCTCGGCCTGGCTCTCGGGCGCGGAGCTGCGCGAGCTGGCGGACGCCGGGCTCCTTGACGTGGGCAGCCATTCCCTGACCCACGCCATGGGCCCCACGGGCCGGGCGGAACTGACCGATATTCCAAAACATTGGGCCTATGCCCCGTGGCGCGAGGGGGCCCGCCCGGGCCCGGCGCCGCGTCTGGCCCCGGAGCTGGCCGGGCCGCTGTGGCGCCAGGGGCAGGGCCGGGCCGAAACCGAGGCCGAGATGCACGCCCGGGTGCTGGACAATCTCGCGCGCTCGCGGCAGGGTCTGGAAACGTTGCTGGGCCGCCCGGTGACGGCCCTGGCCTGGCCCTGGGGCCAGGGGCACCCCATGGCCCGGCGCGCGGCCCGCGAGGCGGGGCTGGACCTCGTGCTGACCCTGCGCCGGGGCCCCGTGGGCCCAGGCACCGACCCCCTGGCCGTGCCGCGCCTGGAGGTGCGCCGCGCCAAGGGGCCGGGCTGGTTCAGGAGCCGGGTGTTCTTGCATTCCCGGGCGGGGCTGGCCCGGGCCTACAGCGCAATGCGGGTGTAG